A region from the Nostoc sp. HK-01 genome encodes:
- a CDS encoding condensation domain-containing protein, which produces MSEIYQIIAGLSPDKLKLLAQKLNQKKGQDLSRIQIKPQSRENNTFPLSFSQQRLWFLDQLEPGNPAFNICQFMHLSGSLNVAALEESFKEVVKRHEALRTTFTIVDGQPLQAICPASIFKLKVVNLQALPLDKREAEVLCLAHQECQKSFDLTKDCLLRVTLLQVSEIEHILLLSIHHIAADAWSIGILIREITTLYENFSRGYPSPLPELLIQYADFAVWQRQYLQGETLETLLSYWQQKLGGQLPALELPTDISRPTLQTFNGARQCLILSKTFSEQLKGLYQREGVTLFMILIATFKTLLYWYTGQEDIVIGTDIANRNQLETKELIGFFVNQLVLRTNLSGNPSFRELLERVREVTLEAYSYQDLPFDKLVDALNPARHLSRPPLFQVKLILENTQAPALKLSNLTIKSLAVEKKTTQLDLLWEITETEQGIVAALEYNTDLFYAATIAQMLKHFETLLQQVLAKPTARLNELIELLAAVDKQAEVIQNKKTKAEYKRIFKTIKRQVIDTVVETENAQ; this is translated from the coding sequence ATGAGCGAGATTTATCAAATAATTGCTGGTTTATCCCCAGATAAACTAAAACTACTTGCACAAAAATTGAACCAAAAAAAAGGACAGGACTTATCCAGAATCCAAATAAAACCCCAAAGTCGAGAAAACAATACTTTCCCACTCTCATTTTCGCAACAGCGGTTATGGTTTCTCGACCAACTAGAACCTGGGAACCCGGCATTTAATATTTGTCAGTTTATGCACTTGTCTGGTTCACTAAATGTAGCAGCATTAGAAGAAAGCTTTAAAGAAGTCGTTAAGCGTCATGAAGCTTTACGTACTACATTTACCATAGTAGATGGACAACCTCTCCAAGCCATTTGTCCTGCTTCTATATTTAAGTTAAAAGTAGTAAATTTACAAGCATTGCCTTTAGACAAAAGAGAAGCTGAAGTTTTATGTTTAGCTCATCAAGAATGTCAAAAATCCTTCGATTTAACTAAAGATTGCTTACTGCGAGTTACTTTACTGCAAGTGAGTGAAATAGAGCATATTTTATTGTTATCAATACACCATATTGCTGCTGATGCTTGGTCAATAGGTATATTAATCAGAGAGATTACAACCCTTTACGAAAACTTTTCTCGTGGTTATCCTTCACCACTACCTGAACTACTAATTCAGTATGCAGATTTTGCAGTTTGGCAGCGTCAATACTTGCAGGGAGAAACATTGGAAACTTTGCTGAGTTATTGGCAGCAAAAATTAGGCGGTCAACTTCCTGCACTAGAATTGCCTACAGATATATCTCGTCCAACATTACAAACTTTTAATGGTGCTAGGCAATGTCTGATTTTATCCAAAACTTTCTCGGAACAATTGAAAGGTTTGTACCAGCGCGAAGGTGTAACGCTATTTATGATTTTAATAGCCACATTTAAAACACTACTTTATTGGTACACAGGGCAAGAAGACATAGTTATAGGTACTGATATTGCTAACCGCAACCAGCTTGAAACTAAAGAGTTAATTGGTTTTTTTGTTAACCAACTTGTTTTACGCACTAATTTATCAGGAAACCCATCATTTCGTGAGTTACTAGAAAGAGTTCGTGAGGTAACTTTAGAGGCATACTCTTATCAAGATTTACCATTTGATAAACTTGTAGATGCCCTCAACCCAGCCAGGCATCTATCTCGTCCACCTTTATTTCAAGTCAAATTAATTTTAGAAAATACTCAAGCTCCTGCTTTAAAACTTTCAAATCTAACTATTAAATCATTAGCGGTTGAAAAGAAAACAACCCAACTTGATTTACTTTGGGAGATAACAGAAACAGAACAGGGAATAGTTGCAGCATTAGAATACAACACAGATTTATTCTACGCCGCTACTATAGCGCAAATGCTCAAACATTTTGAAACACTTTTACAGCAAGTGTTAGCTAAACCAACAGCAAGATTAAATGAATTAATTGAATTACTTGCCGCAGTAGATAAACAAGCAGAAGTGATTCAAAATAAGAAGACAAAAGCAGAATATAAACGTATATTTAAAACAATTAAACGTCAGGTTATTGATACTGTTGTTGAAACGGAGAATGCCCAATGA
- a CDS encoding taurine catabolism dioxygenase TauD/TfdA: MKKLEKNIKRQALNLVQDELIKLEHFINSKDLPLVISPDINNVDLTGWADANRKFIEDKLLLNGAILFRGFNITTALEFGRFGLAICSELFNENGEHPRTSLNGKVYTPVFYPSDRKLLWHNENSFNHRWPKKILFGCRQPAAQGGETPIVDSRQVFQRLNPKIREKFIEKQVMYVRNYGNGLGLNWETVFQTKNRSEVEAICQQNFVNFVWKPDGSLRTISVRPAVAKHPQTGEITWFNQAQHWHPACLDTQTRESLLSSFSEADLPRNCYYGDGNIIEDSVMAEICEIYQELEVTFPWKQGDILLLDNLLTAHARNPFIGERQLLVAMGDMTSFADINN, from the coding sequence ATGAAGAAATTAGAGAAAAACATTAAACGCCAAGCATTAAATCTAGTACAAGACGAATTAATTAAATTAGAGCATTTCATCAATAGCAAGGATTTACCACTTGTCATTAGCCCTGATATTAACAATGTTGATCTTACTGGCTGGGCTGATGCTAATCGTAAATTTATCGAAGATAAATTACTGCTCAATGGAGCTATACTATTTCGAGGATTTAATATTACTACAGCATTAGAATTTGGACGTTTTGGTTTAGCCATTTGTTCAGAACTGTTTAATGAAAATGGCGAACATCCCCGCACTAGCCTTAATGGGAAGGTTTATACTCCTGTTTTTTATCCTAGCGATCGCAAGTTATTATGGCATAATGAAAATTCCTTCAATCATCGCTGGCCAAAAAAGATTCTATTTGGATGTCGTCAACCAGCCGCCCAGGGAGGAGAAACCCCCATTGTTGACAGTCGCCAAGTTTTTCAGCGCCTAAACCCTAAAATTAGGGAAAAATTTATTGAAAAACAAGTTATGTATGTCCGTAATTATGGTAACGGATTAGGGCTAAACTGGGAAACCGTTTTTCAAACTAAAAATAGGTCAGAAGTTGAAGCAATTTGTCAACAGAATTTTGTAAATTTTGTCTGGAAGCCAGACGGAAGTTTAAGAACTATTTCTGTTCGTCCAGCAGTAGCAAAACATCCCCAAACAGGTGAAATAACTTGGTTTAATCAGGCTCAACATTGGCATCCAGCTTGCTTAGATACTCAAACACGAGAGTCGCTACTATCATCATTTTCAGAAGCAGATTTGCCCCGCAATTGCTATTACGGTGACGGCAATATCATAGAAGATTCAGTAATGGCAGAAATTTGTGAAATTTACCAAGAATTAGAAGTAACTTTTCCCTGGAAACAAGGAGATATATTGCTCCTAGATAACTTGCTGACTGCTCATGCACGTAATCCCTTTATTGGGGAAAGGCAGTTATTAGTAGCTATGGGCGACATGACAAGCTTTGCAGATATTAATAATTAA
- a CDS encoding beta-ketoacyl synthase, producing the protein MDDSATFQQNGSEIAIIGLSGRFPGAKNIAEFWQNLQAGVESITFFTDEELISSGVEPTIVDNPKYVKARGVLADAELFDAPFFGFTPKEAEITDPQHRLFLECAWSALENAGYNCENYPGSIGVYAGSSLSSYLFNIYINENIRNSVDAHQIAIGGDKDFLSTRVSYKFNLQGPSYTVQTACSTSLVAVHLACQSLLNGECEMALAGGVSISALRKQGYFYKEGGIGSPDGHCRAFDANAQGTVGGEGVGIVVLKRLEDAIADQDTIYAVIKGSATNNDGSQKVSYTAPRIESQAKVIRTAQVVAEVPPETITYIEAHGTGTSLGDPIEIAALTEAFRASTEKSGFCAIGSLKTNSGHLDAAAGIAGLIKTVLALKHQKIPPSLHYQAPNPQIDFANSPFYVNTQLTDWQTNGTPRRAGVSSFGIGGTNAHVILEEAPIIEQGSRGAGVQGRFYLLLLSAKTSTALETATENLVQHLQQNQDINLADVAYTLAVGRKAFEHRRILVCQNLEHSITAFTSPDSPEVFTNYQKSGHSPVVFMFPGQGSQYVDMGKELYESQPEFREQIDYCAELLKPHLNLDLREVLYPQATQTPELTQTAIAQPALFVIEYALAKLWMSWGVHPEAMIGHSIGEYVAATLAGVFNLEDALTLVATRGSLMQQQPGGAMLSVQMSESEIQPFLGGELALAASNSPSSCVVSGTINAIAQLEQKLQQQGINYRRLHTSHAFHSQMMDAVVEPLTQLLQQISLHPPQIPLISNVSGTWIDATIATNPDYWAKHLRQTVLFSKGITELLQQPERIFLEVGSGRTLSTFVKQHQKPEVVTLTSLRHPQEQKSDIAFILNTLGRLWLQGIKVDWLSFYRHEKPYHIPLPTYPFERQRYWIEAQPQLFKAQLEKQFSSITTNFVPTALISHKPSEENPVLLGKKPNIADWFYTPTWKRATLPQLPNEIKTTQSKCWLVFVDECGVGEKIVQRLKLAGDEVITVKADKAYIRHSDRSYTINPEEPQDYKFLCQELRKLGQTPTNILHLWSVTPDHPGYLTSQQYESLGFYSLLFLTQAIAESYPKDTLDIRVIANHLQTVTGCEQLCPEKALIMGPCKVIPQEYSHITCSSIDVVLPTTESWQEQQLINQLVTEISLQPSEQVIAYRGHHRWVQYFAAIQLDTPIQENPRLRKNGVYLITGGLGGVGLALAEYLAKTVQAKLILFGRSPFPQTHEWTQWLSTHDAQNIISQKIQKLQNLQAFGAEIMIVNADVANYEQMSVVVKAANLQFGQINGVIHAAAVLGGGMIQLKTKEIAADALAPKIQGTRVLNEIFQNKKLDFFVLCSSLSSFIGASGLVDYIAENSFLDAFAHYHAAQYSNFITSINWDRWNSLGMALAVEQRHKDITGEELTAGMTVEDGLEVFHRVLCSSNLPQIIVSVQDLHSQLQPKKSDISIEEKLANLNRNRATYPRPNLDNAYVAPRNEIEINLADIWQQLLGIDQVGIHDNFFELGGDSLFATQLVSQLCRSFQVELSYKSFFNSPTIAELSQLIVQNLAEQIDLQDLAQALADIETLSEYEMQTIFTSQNLSG; encoded by the coding sequence ATGGATGATTCAGCAACATTTCAGCAAAATGGGTCAGAAATAGCAATTATTGGTTTATCAGGGCGGTTTCCTGGAGCGAAAAATATTGCAGAATTCTGGCAGAATTTACAAGCGGGTGTAGAGTCAATTACTTTTTTTACAGATGAGGAACTAATAAGTTCAGGCGTGGAGCCAACTATCGTTGATAATCCGAAATATGTGAAAGCTAGAGGTGTATTAGCAGACGCAGAATTATTTGATGCACCATTTTTTGGGTTTACTCCTAAAGAAGCAGAAATTACAGATCCACAACATAGATTGTTTTTAGAATGTGCTTGGTCAGCTTTAGAAAATGCTGGTTATAACTGTGAAAATTATCCTGGATCTATTGGTGTTTATGCAGGTAGTAGTTTAAGTAGCTACCTATTTAATATATATATAAATGAAAATATTCGTAATTCTGTTGATGCTCACCAAATAGCAATTGGTGGGGATAAGGATTTTTTAAGTACTCGTGTTTCTTACAAATTTAATTTACAAGGGCCTAGTTATACAGTTCAAACGGCTTGTTCAACTTCGCTAGTTGCTGTTCACTTAGCTTGTCAAAGTCTCTTGAACGGAGAATGTGAAATGGCTTTAGCGGGTGGTGTTTCTATTAGTGCATTGCGAAAACAGGGATATTTTTATAAAGAAGGGGGTATCGGTTCGCCGGATGGACATTGCCGCGCTTTTGATGCCAATGCACAGGGAACTGTTGGGGGTGAAGGTGTGGGCATTGTAGTGTTAAAGAGATTAGAAGATGCGATCGCAGATCAAGATACCATCTATGCAGTCATTAAAGGTTCTGCTACCAATAACGATGGTTCACAAAAAGTCAGCTACACTGCACCTCGGATAGAGTCTCAAGCCAAGGTTATCAGAACGGCTCAAGTTGTGGCTGAAGTTCCACCAGAAACTATCACCTATATTGAAGCCCACGGTACAGGCACATCTTTAGGAGATCCTATCGAAATTGCGGCTTTAACTGAAGCTTTTCGCGCCAGTACTGAGAAAAGCGGCTTTTGTGCTATTGGTTCTTTAAAAACCAATAGTGGACATTTGGATGCGGCGGCTGGGATAGCAGGTTTAATTAAGACGGTTTTGGCACTCAAGCACCAAAAAATCCCGCCTAGCCTCCATTATCAAGCACCAAATCCCCAGATTGATTTTGCCAATAGTCCCTTTTATGTCAACACTCAACTAACAGATTGGCAAACAAACGGTACTCCTCGACGTGCGGGGGTGAGTTCCTTTGGAATTGGGGGAACTAATGCTCATGTAATTTTGGAAGAAGCACCAATTATTGAGCAAGGAAGCAGGGGTGCAGGGGTGCAGGGGAGATTTTATTTGTTGTTACTATCAGCAAAGACTAGCACAGCCCTGGAGACGGCGACAGAGAATTTAGTCCAACACTTGCAGCAAAATCAAGATATAAATTTGGCTGATGTGGCTTACACTTTGGCTGTTGGTCGTAAAGCTTTTGAGCATCGGCGGATTTTGGTGTGTCAAAATCTTGAACATAGCATTACAGCTTTCACGTCTCCAGATAGCCCAGAAGTTTTCACCAACTACCAAAAATCCGGTCATAGTCCAGTAGTGTTTATGTTTCCTGGACAGGGTTCTCAGTATGTAGATATGGGGAAAGAACTTTATGAAAGTCAACCAGAGTTTAGAGAACAAATTGATTATTGTGCTGAACTCCTCAAACCACACCTAAATCTTGATTTACGTGAGGTACTTTATCCCCAAGCAACCCAGACTCCAGAACTAACCCAAACTGCTATAGCCCAGCCTGCTTTATTTGTGATTGAGTATGCTTTAGCAAAATTATGGATGAGTTGGGGTGTACATCCAGAAGCGATGATTGGTCATAGTATTGGGGAATATGTAGCCGCAACTTTAGCAGGGGTTTTTAATTTAGAAGATGCGTTAACGCTAGTTGCTACTCGTGGAAGCTTGATGCAGCAACAGCCAGGCGGCGCGATGCTGTCGGTGCAAATGTCAGAGTCGGAAATTCAACCTTTTTTGGGTGGAGAACTGGCTTTAGCTGCAAGTAATTCGCCATCAAGCTGTGTAGTTTCAGGTACGATAAATGCGATCGCTCAATTAGAGCAAAAACTACAACAGCAAGGGATAAATTATCGCCGACTGCACACATCTCACGCTTTTCATTCTCAGATGATGGATGCAGTTGTTGAGCCATTGACGCAACTTTTACAACAAATTTCCCTCCATCCTCCCCAAATTCCCTTGATATCGAATGTCAGTGGGACATGGATAGATGCAACCATCGCCACAAACCCCGACTATTGGGCAAAACATCTCCGCCAAACTGTGCTATTTAGTAAAGGAATCACCGAGTTACTCCAGCAACCAGAACGTATATTTTTGGAGGTGGGGTCTGGTAGAACTTTAAGTACTTTTGTCAAGCAACATCAAAAACCAGAGGTAGTTACTCTCACTTCACTCCGTCATCCCCAAGAACAAAAGTCAGATATCGCATTTATATTAAATACTTTGGGTCGCCTATGGTTGCAAGGAATTAAAGTTGATTGGTTGAGTTTTTATCGCCACGAAAAACCCTACCATATTCCCTTACCTACCTATCCTTTTGAACGTCAGCGTTATTGGATAGAAGCACAACCACAGCTATTTAAAGCACAATTAGAAAAACAATTCTCATCAATTACAACGAATTTTGTACCTACTGCACTTATTAGCCACAAGCCAAGTGAAGAAAATCCGGTTTTATTAGGTAAAAAACCTAACATTGCTGACTGGTTTTATACTCCTACTTGGAAACGTGCTACTTTACCCCAGTTACCAAATGAAATCAAAACAACTCAATCAAAATGCTGGTTAGTGTTTGTTGATGAATGTGGTGTGGGAGAAAAAATAGTTCAGCGATTGAAATTAGCAGGTGATGAGGTCATTACTGTCAAAGCTGACAAAGCATATATTCGTCATAGCGATCGCTCATATACAATTAACCCAGAAGAACCACAAGATTACAAGTTTCTCTGTCAAGAACTTCGCAAATTAGGTCAAACTCCCACCAATATTCTGCATTTATGGAGCGTCACGCCAGATCATCCAGGGTACTTGACATCACAACAGTATGAATCCTTAGGCTTTTACAGCTTACTGTTTTTGACTCAAGCGATCGCCGAATCTTATCCAAAAGATACCTTAGATATTCGAGTTATTGCCAATCATCTGCAAACGGTGACAGGTTGCGAACAACTGTGTCCAGAAAAAGCTTTAATAATGGGGCCTTGTAAAGTCATTCCCCAAGAATATTCCCATATTACTTGTAGCAGCATTGATGTAGTTCTGCCCACAACAGAGAGTTGGCAAGAACAACAACTAATCAACCAACTAGTTACAGAAATTTCTCTGCAACCATCAGAACAAGTGATTGCTTATCGAGGACATCATCGCTGGGTACAGTATTTTGCAGCTATTCAACTAGACACCCCAATTCAGGAAAATCCACGGTTAAGGAAAAATGGAGTCTATTTAATCACTGGCGGTTTGGGTGGTGTGGGACTAGCTTTAGCTGAATATTTAGCCAAGACTGTACAAGCTAAACTCATTTTATTCGGGCGATCGCCTTTTCCTCAAACACATGAATGGACGCAGTGGCTATCAACCCATGATGCACAAAATATAATTAGCCAGAAAATTCAGAAATTGCAAAATCTGCAAGCTTTTGGTGCAGAAATAATGATAGTTAACGCTGATGTTGCCAATTATGAGCAAATGTCAGTAGTAGTGAAAGCAGCAAATTTGCAATTTGGTCAAATTAATGGCGTAATTCATGCAGCCGCAGTTTTAGGCGGAGGAATGATTCAACTCAAAACAAAAGAAATTGCAGCTGATGCGTTAGCACCAAAAATCCAAGGAACAAGAGTATTAAATGAAATTTTCCAAAATAAAAAACTTGATTTCTTTGTACTTTGTTCCTCACTTTCTTCCTTTATAGGTGCATCAGGACTAGTTGATTATATCGCCGAAAATTCCTTTCTAGATGCCTTTGCTCACTATCATGCTGCACAATATAGTAATTTCATTACCTCTATTAATTGGGATAGATGGAATAGCTTAGGAATGGCTCTTGCTGTTGAACAAAGACATAAAGATATTACAGGCGAAGAATTAACAGCAGGTATGACTGTAGAAGATGGTCTAGAGGTATTTCATCGAGTTTTATGCAGTAGTAATTTGCCGCAAATTATTGTCTCTGTCCAAGATTTACATAGCCAACTTCAGCCCAAAAAATCCGATATATCCATAGAAGAAAAATTAGCCAACCTCAACCGAAATAGAGCCACTTATCCCCGTCCCAACTTAGATAATGCTTATGTTGCGCCGCGTAACGAAATCGAAATAAACCTAGCTGATATTTGGCAACAACTTCTAGGTATTGATCAAGTCGGTATTCATGATAACTTCTTTGAATTAGGAGGAGATTCTTTATTTGCTACTCAGCTTGTTTCTCAACTTTGCAGAAGTTTCCAAGTTGAACTTTCGTATAAGAGCTTTTTTAATTCTCCGACTATTGCTGAATTATCTCAACTTATTGTTCAAAATCTTGCAGAGCAAATAGATTTACAGGATTTAGCTCAAGCTCTGGCAGATATTGAAACACTATCAGAGTACGAGATGCAGACGATATTTACTTCACAAAACTTAAGTGGTTAA
- a CDS encoding JmjC domain-containing protein: MQSLLSFNNIIKFSFVTSAVIIIIRLTIYLLKRKWRKTQCKLVWTPISGVERRSNLSYDEFVQKYASVGKPVIITDAMQDWAAMSKWTFDFFKSECGLVECFLKEDKDEIKQITTIASYIDYLNSQTGGNRLYLANWFISYYPKLLEDYMEPIYFPNWLQRLPRKLLRKYELDNPELFIGHKDTSIGLHKDPCNGSAWLGLIKGRKHIVLFTPDQEEFLYNSKVDVFNPDLEKFPLYAKTNPVEVILERGEILYIPPNWWHHVKNLEDSIAVGSLLLNEWNSELFFQSYIEKSPIRGQLLPLVLEFPWLGKTLFALGII, from the coding sequence ATGCAATCGCTACTCTCTTTTAATAATATTATCAAATTCAGCTTTGTAACAAGTGCAGTAATTATTATCATCCGCTTAACCATTTATCTGTTGAAGAGGAAGTGGCGCAAGACACAGTGTAAGTTAGTATGGACACCAATTTCTGGGGTTGAGCGTCGTAGCAACCTTTCATATGATGAGTTTGTCCAAAAGTATGCATCTGTTGGTAAGCCTGTTATCATTACCGATGCTATGCAAGACTGGGCAGCCATGTCAAAATGGACTTTTGATTTCTTTAAATCAGAGTGCGGGTTGGTTGAATGCTTTTTGAAAGAAGATAAAGATGAAATTAAACAGATTACGACTATTGCTAGTTATATTGATTATTTGAATAGCCAAACTGGAGGTAATCGTTTGTATTTAGCTAATTGGTTTATTTCTTATTATCCTAAGCTTCTAGAAGACTATATGGAACCAATTTACTTTCCTAATTGGTTACAACGATTACCAAGAAAACTTCTTAGAAAATATGAATTAGATAATCCTGAACTCTTTATTGGTCATAAAGATACATCAATAGGACTTCACAAAGATCCCTGTAATGGCTCTGCATGGTTGGGATTGATTAAAGGAAGAAAACACATAGTCTTATTCACTCCAGATCAAGAAGAATTTTTATACAATAGCAAAGTTGATGTCTTCAACCCAGATTTAGAAAAGTTTCCACTATATGCTAAGACAAATCCAGTGGAAGTCATACTAGAACGAGGAGAAATTTTATATATTCCTCCGAATTGGTGGCATCATGTCAAGAATCTCGAAGACAGCATTGCTGTGGGGAGTCTTTTACTAAATGAGTGGAACTCAGAATTATTTTTTCAATCTTATATTGAAAAATCTCCCATCCGAGGTCAACTTTTACCATTAGTTTTAGAATTTCCTTGGCTTGGTAAAACACTGTTTGCTTTGGGAATAATTTGA